One segment of Pseudomonas pohangensis DNA contains the following:
- a CDS encoding O-antigen ligase family protein, with product MIGSNKEQYLVRAIYFGFFILFCAHWLLTSNTPYHKLIIVFIWVPAFLHVCFYSSRYKSLSRTGAGLYLFAAAWFSFVVIYHAQSTHDLRELKIPLYAGLTLLGFFAIAQADQEKCTRFLLIFAVLGGIGAWASWLFFYLVEGKSLLSRHPAIGLWSVIIPAAQATGALMLLVVSLGLRKTTRPLLNAVFVVTLAGYSIFLIANQSRGVWLALLFALVIVALLSRNRKIYLLFGFFVLALGLVFILDNSVFLKRGVSFRSELWEQGIKHALDNWLVGLGFEKFQVAIASSKKVWSHPHNMFIDIAIRFGAVGLISWLLLWGWAIVRAYQYRFTDLGMATLVLLIYSGVVVQTDGIAQWMKPNPGWFVTWLPLAMAFALGGSKQKVIPEDISEPL from the coding sequence TTGATTGGTTCGAATAAAGAGCAGTATCTTGTCAGGGCGATATATTTTGGATTTTTTATTTTATTTTGTGCGCACTGGCTGTTGACGAGTAATACGCCATATCATAAATTGATAATAGTATTTATATGGGTTCCTGCGTTTTTGCATGTGTGCTTCTATTCGTCCCGCTATAAGTCATTGAGCCGTACAGGTGCGGGTCTGTATTTGTTTGCGGCAGCGTGGTTCTCGTTTGTAGTTATTTACCACGCACAAAGCACACATGATTTGCGCGAACTGAAAATTCCTCTATATGCCGGCCTGACATTGCTTGGCTTTTTCGCGATTGCGCAAGCAGACCAGGAAAAATGTACAAGATTCCTGTTAATTTTCGCTGTACTTGGCGGTATTGGGGCGTGGGCTTCCTGGTTGTTCTTTTATCTGGTTGAGGGTAAGTCGTTGTTGTCCAGACACCCCGCCATTGGGCTGTGGAGTGTAATTATTCCTGCGGCACAGGCAACCGGTGCCCTTATGTTGCTGGTAGTCAGTCTCGGGTTAAGAAAGACCACGCGACCCCTTCTGAATGCAGTATTTGTTGTGACCCTGGCGGGCTATAGTATTTTCCTGATTGCAAATCAAAGTCGTGGCGTTTGGCTTGCTTTGCTTTTTGCGCTTGTTATCGTTGCATTGTTGTCGCGCAACCGTAAGATTTATCTGTTATTTGGTTTCTTTGTATTGGCACTGGGTTTGGTCTTTATTCTTGATAATAGTGTTTTTCTTAAGAGAGGCGTTTCGTTCAGGTCGGAATTATGGGAGCAAGGAATAAAGCATGCGCTGGATAACTGGTTGGTTGGTCTGGGATTCGAAAAATTCCAGGTAGCCATTGCATCGTCCAAGAAAGTTTGGTCGCACCCGCACAATATGTTTATTGATATAGCTATCCGCTTTGGCGCCGTGGGCTTGATTTCCTGGCTGTTGCTCTGGGGTTGGGCGATTGTCAGGGCATATCAGTATCGATTTACTGACCTGGGAATGGCGACACTGGTTTTGCTGATTTATTCAGGTGTCGTTGTGCAGACTGATGGTATTGCCCAGTGGATGAAGCCGAATCCCGGGTGGTTTGTGACCTGGTTACCCCTTGCCATGGCATTTGCGCTGGGTGGTAGCAAGCAGAAAGTTATTCCTGAAGATATTTCTGAGCCACTGTAG
- a CDS encoding glycosyltransferase family 2 protein: MNRADFVSIIVPCYNYGAFVADTVASLQAQTHEYWEAIIVDDGSVDDTASRVLALAQKDARIQYVHQQNQGVSVARNTGMELARGEFVAFLDADDLLSPTKLQAHIEHFRRCPAVDISYSKLRFFSDSKRSELFTNYGLDSVREQRHLISGYGKETFPVLIRNNRLPLQTALFRRSLLQRVGLFGVGMRALEDWDYVLRCILRGACVALVDDQTAMAMVRVHSGSATQNIAFADYQERVYENVRLEIARLRASGDVDEANFYDGALKKTLLDQSRRRARRVSKARRKEIMQSIREAGISDFGRLYPVLKKYGFEFLYAYSRVFLEEVAKLFR; the protein is encoded by the coding sequence TTGAACAGGGCGGATTTTGTTTCGATTATTGTGCCTTGTTACAACTATGGTGCCTTTGTTGCGGATACCGTCGCGAGTCTTCAGGCGCAAACGCATGAGTATTGGGAGGCGATTATTGTTGATGATGGCTCTGTCGATGACACGGCGAGTCGAGTGCTTGCGTTAGCGCAGAAAGATGCGCGAATTCAATATGTTCACCAGCAGAATCAAGGCGTGTCCGTCGCGCGCAATACCGGTATGGAGTTGGCGCGCGGTGAGTTCGTGGCATTTCTTGATGCAGATGATCTGCTCTCGCCTACCAAGTTGCAGGCCCATATTGAGCACTTCCGGCGTTGCCCGGCCGTGGACATATCCTATTCAAAACTTCGATTTTTCTCAGACAGCAAACGCTCCGAACTCTTCACCAATTATGGTTTGGATTCGGTGCGTGAACAGCGGCATCTGATTTCGGGTTACGGAAAAGAAACCTTCCCCGTACTTATCCGGAACAATCGCTTACCGCTGCAAACAGCCCTGTTCCGGCGCTCTCTGTTGCAGCGGGTAGGTCTCTTCGGAGTGGGCATGAGGGCTTTGGAAGATTGGGATTATGTACTGCGCTGCATCCTGCGAGGGGCTTGTGTGGCCCTAGTGGATGATCAAACAGCAATGGCCATGGTGCGGGTGCACTCCGGGAGCGCCACGCAAAATATAGCCTTTGCAGATTATCAGGAGCGTGTGTACGAAAATGTCCGGCTTGAGATCGCGCGTTTGCGAGCGAGTGGTGATGTAGATGAGGCGAATTTTTATGATGGAGCATTAAAGAAAACGTTGCTTGATCAGAGTCGCAGGCGAGCACGGCGCGTTAGCAAAGCCAGACGAAAAGAAATTATGCAGAGCATCCGGGAAGCAGGTATTTCTGATTTTGGTAGATTATATCCGGTGCTGAAAAAATATGGATTTGAATTTTTATATGCATATTCAAGAGTTTTTCTTGAGGAAGTCGCCAAGCTGTTCCGATAA
- a CDS encoding acyltransferase has translation MKMSMLRPYLLKSMNTLVCVLRGKGSLIELGKRVRIGRGCEVKIDKNASVKFADDVKLRSGCILQITKGAQLELSERVELRNYAIIECGGKVRIGKRSVIGAYNWLQGSGEIEIGDDVIIGPGVRIISTTHDVRDPDLVFGAQPLINKSVHIGSNVWIGANVIILAGVTIGSDVVIGAGALVTRDLEGGGVYVGQPARYLKAVR, from the coding sequence ATGAAAATGAGTATGCTGCGGCCTTACCTTCTCAAGTCCATGAATACTCTGGTTTGTGTTCTGAGAGGTAAAGGGTCACTAATCGAACTGGGCAAGCGGGTGCGAATCGGTCGCGGTTGCGAGGTGAAAATCGATAAAAATGCATCAGTGAAATTTGCTGATGACGTCAAACTCCGATCAGGCTGTATCTTGCAGATAACCAAAGGCGCGCAACTCGAATTATCCGAGCGGGTCGAGCTCAGAAACTATGCAATTATCGAGTGTGGCGGCAAAGTACGGATTGGCAAGCGTTCGGTCATCGGGGCCTATAACTGGTTGCAAGGCTCCGGGGAAATAGAAATTGGCGACGACGTTATCATTGGCCCTGGTGTCCGCATTATTTCGACGACCCATGATGTTCGTGACCCAGACTTGGTTTTCGGCGCCCAGCCTTTGATCAATAAAAGCGTGCACATAGGCAGCAATGTATGGATAGGCGCCAATGTAATAATTCTCGCTGGAGTAACTATCGGAAGTGATGTTGTGATTGGCGCAGGTGCTCTGGTTACCAGGGATCTTGAAGGCGGCGGCGTTTACGTTGGTCAGCCGGCCCGCTACCTCAAGGCTGTTAGATAA
- a CDS encoding glycosyltransferase, with amino-acid sequence MTSLNTEQPLVSVIIASYNHGPYIEASIGSVLAQTYGNVELLVVDDGSTDDSVERIRRLQQQHGFDFLVQKNQGLSRTLNDSIARARGDLIVSFGSDDVMLPERLALQVAYMQGKPEVGICAGNIEEIDARGVSRGAPRKLALRRLDFEDVFLNRKPGAPAPTLMFRREALEKVGGFDPQIRLEDLYIQLKITRAGYFVDILAEVLALYRVHGTNTYKNYRFMVDNVLKTYAAFSDHPAYAEVCARFRNSMLLKCARTDRQLAVELLRQIPAKYWGSKTLKGLWRILEGSVKAR; translated from the coding sequence ATGACATCGTTGAATACCGAACAGCCGCTGGTCAGCGTGATTATCGCGTCGTACAACCACGGGCCCTATATCGAGGCCAGTATCGGCAGTGTGCTGGCCCAGACCTATGGCAACGTCGAGTTGCTGGTGGTGGACGATGGCTCCACTGATGACAGTGTCGAGCGCATTCGCAGGCTGCAGCAGCAACACGGCTTCGATTTTCTGGTGCAGAAGAATCAGGGCTTGTCGCGCACCCTGAACGATTCCATTGCGCGCGCGCGCGGTGACCTGATCGTGTCGTTTGGCTCGGATGACGTTATGTTGCCCGAGCGTCTGGCCTTGCAGGTCGCCTACATGCAAGGCAAACCGGAAGTGGGCATTTGCGCGGGGAATATCGAAGAGATCGATGCCCGGGGTGTTTCGCGTGGAGCGCCGCGTAAGCTTGCGCTGCGGCGCCTGGATTTCGAGGATGTATTTCTCAATCGCAAACCCGGCGCGCCGGCGCCAACGCTGATGTTTCGTCGCGAGGCGCTGGAAAAGGTTGGTGGTTTCGATCCACAGATCCGTCTTGAGGATCTGTATATCCAGCTGAAGATCACCCGGGCCGGTTATTTCGTCGATATTCTTGCAGAAGTGCTTGCCCTGTACCGGGTGCACGGCACTAATACCTATAAGAATTATCGCTTCATGGTCGATAATGTGCTGAAAACATATGCAGCATTCAGCGACCACCCGGCGTATGCAGAGGTCTGTGCAAGGTTTCGTAATTCAATGCTGCTCAAGTGCGCACGTACCGACAGGCAGTTGGCCGTCGAGTTATTACGGCAGATACCGGCAAAATACTGGGGCAGCAAGACTCTAAAAGGCCTGTGGCGAATACTGGAAGGTAGCGTTAAGGCACGTTGA
- a CDS encoding glycosyltransferase family protein, which translates to MRVLLVTAAKRLPDLSTLYAELAKQVDLQVMRLDKQQQRNLRKSLHAVDLHSFTRVMLDLPIKNVYQQTRYLSGIEGLLVYDEDACQNYLHNSRWQGQFSRFYKRLPRARILVTGASVAARLQGEGFNVSFAPKGYDPAHQYVQPDARDLTQRDIELGFIGRTASAAYSGRKELLEALASVEPLQMLRTEPGDAYREMLNRIRLFISADVGLDEYMAKNFEAMACGCVLLAWRQGRDEAAIGLREGEHLLLYNSLGELREHIAALRLDPQRAQRIADAGRAFVESHLSYAHLAERMAAMLAEPWPMVPPATGWRGLWQRLNFL; encoded by the coding sequence ATGCGCGTGCTTTTAGTCACTGCGGCAAAACGACTGCCGGATTTGAGCACGTTGTACGCCGAGCTGGCCAAGCAGGTTGACCTGCAGGTAATGCGGCTGGACAAACAGCAGCAGCGCAATCTGCGCAAATCGTTGCATGCTGTCGACCTGCACAGCTTCACGCGGGTAATGCTGGATCTGCCGATCAAGAATGTCTACCAGCAGACCCGCTACCTGTCGGGCATTGAAGGCTTGCTGGTGTATGACGAGGATGCCTGCCAGAACTATCTGCACAACTCGCGCTGGCAGGGGCAGTTCAGCCGTTTCTACAAGCGCCTGCCGCGTGCGCGGATACTGGTAACCGGTGCCAGTGTGGCGGCGCGTTTGCAAGGCGAAGGGTTCAACGTGAGTTTTGCACCCAAGGGTTATGACCCGGCTCACCAGTATGTGCAACCCGACGCCCGCGACTTGACGCAGCGTGACATCGAGCTGGGCTTTATCGGCCGTACCGCCAGCGCTGCCTATTCCGGGCGCAAGGAGTTGCTGGAAGCACTGGCCAGTGTCGAGCCACTGCAAATGCTGCGTACCGAACCGGGTGACGCCTACCGGGAAATGCTCAACCGGATTCGCCTGTTCATCAGCGCCGATGTGGGGCTGGATGAGTACATGGCGAAGAACTTCGAGGCCATGGCCTGTGGTTGTGTGTTGCTGGCCTGGCGTCAGGGCAGGGATGAGGCAGCCATCGGCTTGCGCGAGGGCGAGCATCTGCTGTTGTATAACAGTCTCGGCGAGTTGCGCGAACATATCGCTGCGCTGCGCCTGGATCCACAGCGGGCACAGCGGATTGCCGATGCCGGCCGAGCCTTTGTCGAAAGCCATCTGAGTTACGCGCACCTGGCGGAGCGTATGGCTGCGATGCTGGCAGAACCCTGGCCAATGGTGCCGCCAGCTACGGGCTGGCGTGGGCTGTGGCAGCGGCTGAATTTCCTTTGA
- a CDS encoding glycosyltransferase family 2 protein produces the protein MTTLSEHAAMNAEQPPLISVIIPAYNYAHLLPRALDSVLAQWADDIELLVINDGSTDNTADVLADYAQRYPQVQVISQANAGAAAARNHGIRLAHGRYALLLDADDELLPEALASLRQTLQANPDAGLVLGAQLSVTADGRERLRLPTPASGSPRQLIRRYLLEKKISISHCCTLFRRDLLLQRPYPEQLRTGEDIPVFAYLLVSAPVALTKQPLARIHKHAGSLRHNRDDEEAVAQGMLREVFASLPAECQPLRKRYEAQRYLSLFRAALLADDKPAAKRFYRHALGLSPLQALRWSYLKKAVRLASGLA, from the coding sequence ATGACGACGCTCTCTGAGCATGCAGCGATGAACGCTGAGCAGCCACCGCTGATCAGCGTGATCATTCCGGCCTACAACTATGCACATCTGCTGCCGCGCGCGCTGGACTCGGTGCTCGCGCAGTGGGCCGATGACATTGAGTTGCTGGTGATCAACGATGGCTCCACGGACAACACGGCCGATGTGCTGGCGGACTATGCGCAGCGTTATCCGCAGGTGCAGGTAATCAGTCAGGCCAATGCCGGTGCCGCTGCGGCGCGCAACCATGGCATCAGGCTGGCCCATGGACGCTATGCGTTGCTGCTGGATGCCGATGACGAATTGCTGCCCGAGGCTCTGGCCAGTCTGCGCCAGACCCTGCAGGCAAACCCGGATGCCGGTCTGGTACTCGGCGCCCAGCTGTCGGTGACGGCGGATGGTCGCGAGCGACTGCGGCTGCCCACGCCTGCCAGCGGTTCGCCGCGGCAGTTGATCCGGCGCTACCTGCTGGAAAAGAAAATCTCCATCTCGCACTGCTGCACGCTGTTTCGCCGCGACCTGTTGCTGCAGCGGCCCTACCCGGAGCAGTTGCGCACTGGCGAAGACATTCCGGTGTTTGCCTACCTGCTGGTGAGTGCTCCGGTAGCCCTGACCAAGCAACCACTGGCACGCATCCACAAACACGCCGGTAGCCTGCGGCATAACCGTGATGACGAAGAGGCGGTGGCGCAAGGCATGCTGCGCGAAGTCTTTGCCAGCCTGCCGGCCGAGTGCCAGCCACTGCGTAAACGTTATGAAGCACAGCGCTACCTGTCATTGTTTCGTGCAGCGTTGTTGGCGGATGACAAACCTGCGGCAAAACGTTTCTATCGCCACGCGCTGGGTCTGAGTCCACTGCAGGCATTGCGCTGGAGCTATCTGAAAAAGGCTGTGCGCCTGGCTTCGGGATTGGCCTGA
- a CDS encoding carbamoyltransferase family protein → MALTILGLSGALSHDPSAALYIDGKLIAAAEEERFVRDKHAKHRMPYESAKFCLEQAGIKPSDVDVVAIPFAPISIFDKARWHYARRYWYAPDRALDAILMGNRRYKRYRNKVKWCLEQLGFDLKKVKIEAVEHHLAHASSAYHCSGFKEKTAILGIDGKGEYATTFFGYGENGKIHKIKEFYDPDSLGGLYGAVTEFLGFEMLDGEFKVMGMAPYGDASKYDFSRLASFDNGELVINTDYANVIGLRRYKEKGKGFYFSPKLIEWLGPKREGDIADDPYIHYAASMQALFEKLSLQMMDYYLGDILKETGKIVFAGGCALNVKLNQRIIARPEVKELFVQPASGDAGTAVGAAAYVSQARGVPVEKMEHVYLGPEYSNEDVIAACARHPGKPNWQQIDNTVQRIARIMVDGNPVAWFQGRMEFGPRALGGRSIIGCPSVPGVADRINAQIKFRERWRPFCPSMLDSVAPQMLKVDHPSPYMTFTFEVNEEWKTRVSEVVHEDGTSRAQVLQREFNPRWYDLMKELENLTGNGVSLNTSLNRRGEPMICSPTDALNMFFGSDLEYLIMQDILVVKDGVKPYDDAL, encoded by the coding sequence GTGGCATTGACGATTCTCGGACTGTCCGGCGCCCTTAGCCATGACCCTTCTGCCGCCCTGTACATTGACGGCAAGCTGATTGCCGCCGCAGAAGAAGAGCGCTTTGTGCGCGACAAGCACGCCAAGCACCGCATGCCCTATGAGTCGGCCAAGTTCTGTCTGGAACAGGCCGGGATCAAACCGTCCGACGTCGATGTGGTGGCTATTCCGTTCGCCCCGATCAGCATCTTCGACAAGGCACGCTGGCATTACGCCAGACGCTACTGGTACGCCCCGGACCGTGCGCTGGATGCGATCCTGATGGGCAACCGGCGCTACAAGCGTTATCGCAACAAGGTCAAATGGTGCCTGGAGCAGCTCGGTTTTGATCTGAAGAAGGTCAAGATCGAAGCGGTCGAGCATCACCTGGCGCACGCTTCCAGTGCCTACCACTGTTCGGGCTTCAAGGAAAAAACCGCAATCCTCGGCATCGATGGCAAGGGCGAGTACGCCACCACCTTCTTCGGCTATGGCGAGAATGGCAAGATCCACAAGATCAAGGAATTCTACGACCCGGACTCCCTCGGCGGGCTGTACGGTGCCGTCACCGAATTCCTCGGTTTCGAGATGCTCGACGGCGAGTTCAAGGTCATGGGCATGGCGCCCTATGGTGATGCCAGCAAGTACGACTTCTCGCGGCTGGCCAGCTTTGATAATGGCGAGCTGGTGATCAATACCGACTATGCCAACGTCATCGGCCTGCGCCGCTACAAGGAAAAGGGCAAGGGTTTCTACTTCTCGCCCAAGCTGATCGAGTGGCTGGGGCCCAAGCGTGAAGGCGATATCGCCGACGATCCGTACATCCATTACGCCGCCAGCATGCAGGCGCTGTTCGAAAAGCTCTCGCTGCAGATGATGGATTACTACCTGGGCGACATTCTCAAGGAAACCGGCAAGATCGTGTTTGCCGGCGGCTGCGCACTGAACGTCAAACTCAACCAGCGGATCATTGCCCGTCCGGAAGTCAAGGAGCTGTTCGTGCAGCCGGCTTCCGGTGATGCCGGTACTGCGGTGGGTGCCGCCGCTTACGTCTCGCAAGCGCGCGGCGTGCCGGTGGAGAAGATGGAACACGTCTACCTCGGCCCGGAATACAGTAACGAAGACGTGATCGCCGCCTGTGCGCGGCATCCGGGTAAGCCGAACTGGCAACAGATCGACAACACCGTGCAGCGCATCGCGCGCATCATGGTCGATGGCAATCCGGTGGCCTGGTTCCAGGGGCGCATGGAGTTCGGTCCGCGGGCCCTTGGTGGCCGTTCGATCATCGGTTGTCCGAGCGTGCCGGGCGTGGCTGACCGCATCAATGCGCAGATCAAGTTCCGCGAGCGCTGGAGACCCTTCTGCCCGTCGATGCTGGATAGCGTTGCGCCGCAGATGCTCAAGGTCGATCACCCGAGTCCGTACATGACCTTCACCTTCGAAGTGAACGAGGAGTGGAAAACCCGTGTCAGCGAAGTGGTGCACGAAGACGGCACTTCGCGCGCCCAGGTACTGCAGCGCGAATTCAACCCGCGCTGGTACGACCTGATGAAGGAACTGGAAAACCTCACCGGCAATGGCGTGTCGCTGAACACCTCGCTGAATCGCCGTGGCGAGCCGATGATCTGCTCGCCGACCGATGCCCTGAACATGTTCTTCGGCTCGGATCTGGAGTACCTGATCATGCAGGACATTCTGGTGGTCAAGGATGGCGTCAAGCCATATGACGACGCTCTCTGA